The genomic window AATTGCAATGGCCTCGATTCCGTCTTTTACTCCCCATTATTACAAGACAACACTAGTTCTATCTGGATACTAACTGTGACTGCAATAACATGAGATTTTGTGTTACTGTTTTTATTTATCTTCTTGTTCTTTATTCCCACCTGGGCAAAATCTGCCATTTTTCCTATGATGTGTACAAGGAATGGTTCTTCTCTCTATAAAATCGATCCAGTTTTGATCCTAGCCTTCAAGCTCTTTTGGTTTCCACTTCTTCACTGTGCTTTTAGTCGAATGCAAAAGGCTTGAACTTGCCCTTTGATCTGGTGTAGCAACGCCAAATTCTTTACAGATCAAGAAGATGTGACGAACTCAATGTTAATTCAAACAATGCATCTGCTGAACCAAACACTGCTTGCCATTCCCTTCACACAGGCAAAGATATCAGGGCTTCAACCAATCAAAGCTATGAAATTAGAGTATGCCTGACCAGGCAATTTTGCCAACAGAAACAGGCATGTCACCTGCAACTTTTTTTTTAACAAAAGGTCACAGGCAACTTAAATGCCCAGGGTTAATAAGACCAAACATGCCAGCCCTTCGGCATGCTTGACGCCTCGACGACAACCTGGCCTGGGCACTAAACTAAACACACCAAAAAAATCAAGTGTATATAAATAACAGATTAGAGTCAGAATCTTAGTTGGAAACTTTCATCTCCTTAATCTATATCATCTTCATCTTATTGTTTCAGATCAATATATCATTGGGAAAagctccctggctctgttcattTTGCAGTCAAGGTTCATTTGACATCTTAGTCTCGGTTTACCTGTGCTAGCATTTACACAATCTATATTGTGACGTATTTTATATGTATATCCGATGTAATTAGTGAATTCTTTTATATTTCAGCATTTCTGTATTTCTAATGTACCGTTTTAGAACAAGCATCAGGACCTGCAGCCTTCAGTGAAGCAAACTGAACCCACCTGTCTACTTGTGTTCGGCTAATGTATTTTAATCGTTAATGCTTGTACTCACTGACAGAAGACAGTTTCCTATCAAATGTAATTTTCGCAGAATACTACTGTAAATTTCTTCTTTGTTCGGTATGCTTTAAATTTAGTTTTAGATTCTCTCTGTAACTATCATCAATGTTTTACCTGCGAAACTTAAGTTGCATGTCAGCATGTGTGCCACATCCGACTTTTATGCTTATTGTGTTATCTTTTATATGTATTTTATATTGTTCATATAGAAGTCAGATTTGCATCCGACGTTCTCTAATACCTGCATGTCAAATTAATCCAAAACTTGATTGTTGGGTTTCGTGCCCACGCTGGCCAAACCAAAATTTGGCTACTTGAACAAATTTTGGTCACCATTTGGCCAGATACCAAATTTTAGCTTCGCAACCTGGCTTGGCCACTTTAGCCCTTGTTTGCATGTCGTtggattcacctcaatccacatatGTTGAGGGTGGATTAGGATGAAATTTAGTACAAGTTTCACTCTAATCCACCCCAATATGTGTATTGATGCGAATCCAACTATATCCAAACAAGGTCTTAATTTATTTTGACTTGGTCAGCAGATGACACACACCAAACACACCCTCTGTTGGCTTCCATTTCGGGTGTTTCCGCCGGATCTGACAACTAAGTAGACAGATAAAACAACGCAACGcaataatcaaattgctctacATCCTAAGGCTGCTGACGTCTCAAGCTACTGCCATATACATCAGAGACAAAATGATCCTTTCCGCTAGTCATTGACCGATAACGGTGTTTGCTGTGGAAACttggtagtgtcaaattaggccAAAAAAAAAGTCACACAGGGGAGAATTTTTTCCCGGGTCAAATTAGGCAAAAAAAAGTATATTTGGAAGTCAAATAAGGAACTTTTTTTGTTTTCCCTATTCCACTAGTAAAACAACGAAGAAAACTATCTTTATCTATGTACGACGTCAAGCAAAGATATCAATCTTCACTTACAAAAAGTATCCAAAGGAACCGAAAAGGGCACAGAATCTCCATAAATTCAATAGTTTATCCCCACCCCCTCCATTCAGCACTTACCTATTTTTGGCTGTTCTTTGTTTGATACTTTGTCTAACTCTTCTTTATGAATTCATTTTGTTGGAACTCAAAACTATTGTCTTGAGACATCTTTTCTCTAAGAAGTAGGTCTGAAAGGGTATCACAGGTTGTTCTCTATAAGAAGCAAAACTCCCTTGTAATGGCATAATATGGTCATGGTTTGCTCTAAAGGAACCAATGGACTATTCTTCCATCTTGTCAACAGAACCCAACATGTAGTCAATATCTGGGGAGATAACAGCACGCTTGCTGATCTCCCCCACCGTACAGCAATGTTTTTCTCTGGTGTTGATTGCTGCAACCTCCTGGACAAACATGCCATTCGAGCCAGATGAAACCTGCACAGTTTATTAATGTGACTTCAGTACTGCATAGAAAACCTTAAACAGAAAATATGACATCTTCAAGTTTCGATCCTCACATCAAAGAGAGCGTCTCCgatcttcatcttcactttgcCACTCCTATATACGAGTATTTTCCCCATATAGCCTTCAGGAATCTCTTTGAGTTTTGAGCCAATGTGCGATAATGGCCTCATGCCCTCACGTCTCTCATCAGAGACTACTTTAGGGTCAGCAACTGATTGTGGCTGCCTCGGTAAAGGAAGAGAGGATGGAAACTGGAAGAAGACAAACTGTGATTCCGCCGCCCGATCCTATCAACACAAAACATGCATACCAGGCAAGATCAACAATGCCTGAAAAATCAAGCTGGTATACTTGGTCTATACAATTGACCTTACAAAGTAAACCCTGTGTATACGACAACTAGAGGGGAATTTTAATCCATACTCATTGAGGGGCATTCAACTATGCAACCAAGCTAGTCAATGATACATGCGTTCtggtcccacatgtcattgatATAGACTGATGGCATAAGTGAAAAGTACACATCAATTGGTGGTGCAGATGAAAATATTTCATAACCAGAAGTGAAAAAGGTGTTGAATCTGCATGGATACATACCATTAATCCAAGCTCTTCTGCTGCAGATAATTTAGCACCTTGAGCCCTGCTGGCAGAAGATTCTCCAAATTCTTCCTCATCCAGAATTTCTGTGTCAGCGATGTAGGAAGGGTGTAAGGGTCGGTTGAAGAAAATCTCTTGAAATTTCGACAGAAGACAATCAATATACCGGGATTTCCAGAGTAGGGCATCCTAAGTGGGAGAGTAACAGGATAATCATGGCTGTAGTCCTGCAAAGAAAAAAGGAAATCAATGAATAATTCTGAAGAGGAAGCAATCCACATTAGTAATTTGATATTTACACACCCATGGTTCTGCATATTCTTTTGGTAACTTCGAAGCTTCACCTGAATATGCAATGGAAAAAAGGGTGTTAAGGTCCAAAAACAGCAATCTGTATGGGATGGTTCGAGTCATGAGCAATGAAGATAAATATCTTTCACTGATACCTGCTGAAGAATCCTTTTTGGGCATGGGAAAATATCTTGCATAAGAAGAGTTTCCTTGTCCAAATGCAACCTGTGTACCACTTTTTGCTACGCCAACAGAGCAATACACTGTTAGCTAGGTGTGCAACAGaacaaaaataaaaatatcactaaaattacaaaaaaaaattgtataaTTATAAGCACCAAAAAGAAGCCTTATAGTTATAATGAATAATCCATAACACTTAAgcaagaacacacacacacaaacagagagagagagagtattttCTTTGTAACAAAAACCTTGGTTACCCTTTTATACTATATGTACTAAACTTCAATTCTATCTAATAAAAATTTTGGTACATGCTCTGCACAATGCATTTTTAAGACAACCTAATGCAGAAGTATGTCCCTGTATTAAATAGTGATGAATCTCGCAACCAAAGCATACAATTATAGTTAGCCAACTCAGAGCACATCATCATACATAGATGCAAACCAAATCACATGCTTGTATTTTATCAGCTCAAAACTACTCGCAACGTTGCAACAAATATTCTTTTAGGATTATTGGCAGAAAAATGCTTTTTTCAAGTGAAGTACAGAAGCTAAGTATATAACATAGTAAATAAGATTGCTCTTGCTCATATAAGTGCACGACATATGCAGTTGTTATGTTGGCAGTTTTTATCAAGTGGTAAGGAATCAATCAAGCGTGTTCAATCGACAGCCTCAAAGATTCATACTTAGATATATTTATTAAAGCTAAAAACGTAAAATAGCCTTGAGCATGCTCAGTGAGTAGGAAGTAGAAACTACAATTTTCACAGGTAGTGATAAGGTTTAGACTATAAAGCATGTGGTGAACAAAAACCAGCATTCTTACTCTTTTCCTCGGACTTAATTCTTGCAGAGGGATACTTGTTCTGCAAAATGAGGCAAGATACTGTATACATCAACCAATTCTcaaatgaaaagtttgtaaacaCAAATAACTATCAAAGAACCAAAGAGAACAATCAGTACCTGCGACATCTTAAGTTTCATCAACAACTCCTTATCCACAGCTTCCTCCTTGCTCTCCTCAACTGGTTCCCTGTCAAGTTACAGTAAAATCTCACTCCACATCAAAATTACCAATTCTGCAAATCTCAAATGGAAGACATCCAAGTAAGGAGAAATAAAATGTAGACTGAATCGCATACTTCTTTGGGACAACCTTGGCAGGTTTCTTCTGAGGTACTTTTGGTGCGAATTTAAGTCCTCCCTTACATTTTCAAAAAAACAAGAACAACAGTAGTAAGAATAGCATAGAGCCAAACTATATAACGAATGACCAAGGAAATGCCAACCTTTCGAGGAGGGGGTCCAAGGGGGGCATCTATTTCCTTCTTGACTTTGCTCTTGTCGTCCATGATAAGAAGTGTGAAACCTGCAAAACCTGAGGAGCAGACTGGTGTGAGTAAGCATCAATTTCAGCACTGCATTTATCTACAGATTCCAACCAAAATGAGAGGTTTCAAATTGCTTTGACTCCGGAACAGAATAAAACATTAAGCTCCCATGTTTATCATCACGAACCAATCAGTGGCAGACCCAAGGGTATGCCTATATAACTAAAAAATCCCTTATGCAACACTGTATAATCCAATACAAAATTTGGTAAACGGTTTGGTacctaaagatagtgtatctaaAAGATCTCATGATACCTTAAATTCAACAGAAAAGGTCAAAACTTACACAAATGGTAATTAAATTGTTGAAACATAGGATAAGGTCTTACAGAGaacaagcaaaaaaaaaaggggCACATCAGTGATCAGTCCTAAGCCCCAATCATATGCAGATATGTTTAGTGGTGGATCTAGAATTTACTTATGACTAGGGCCTATATCTAGCGGTGAAAACTGATTATTATGAGCACAGAATTGACTCCAATAAACTTGTTCAAAATTTGGCGAAAAAAGAAAATTTTATGAGCACAAATCGCTGAAAATTAGACGAAAATGTGTGCATTAACAGAAGAAATGCAACTTTAACATTTCCTTTACCGATTCACAATTTGACACAAGTTTTCAATATTACATAAAATATTTGAAGTATTCCTATCAGCCTGTCAGTTTGTAAGCCTGTACAAGTACAATGTCCCATAAAGAATCCCCAAAGCATAATCTTCCAAGAGCGTCCTTTAGCACATACACAGCTAACCAAACAACAAACTCTGAATGTCTGATGGAGCACCCTCTCGCCGGCCAGCAAACATATTGATTTGGATTCCACGCATCAGAAGACTAACCCGATGCTGCAGTGTTGCACTAACCTGATGCAGGCGCGCACGGCAGACGGCGCAGCAGTGGCTGGCCACCTGGCAAGGCCGACGACCCTTCGGGCTTCGGGCGTGACGCGGTGGGTGCCTAGGGCCTGGGCAGTGGCGGAAGGCAGGAGCGGCGACCTCGGCGGCCAGCGCGGTGGCAGCGTGGGCGCGTGGCGCGGTGACGGCGTGGCGCAGTACTATGGTGGCGGCGTCGGGCTTCAGGCGCGGTCAGGGGAACGAGATCCTCTACACTTGCCCGATGGACTTGTGTCTGCAGTTATTCATCCACGCCGTTCCTATCTTATCCAACCGTCAGCTCAAAAGAAGACAGGCCTCCAACCGGCCCATGTAAGCCCATCCCGCACGGCTCTACCCCTCGCGACTCcgacctccgcctccgccgccgtttCTCGTTCCCTAGGCCAGGCCACGCGGTTCCTCCGTCATCGCCGGGCGCATCACCTGAGCGCCGCGGTGCTCCCGTCTCGTTAGGTGCGACACCGGATCGGGCTGCCATCCTCATGCTCACCCACCGAGACCTACTAGCCATGGAGCTCGCACCGCCCAGCGTGGAGCGTGCAGCTCACGCCAAAGCCCGGCTGTTCCCTCTCTCGCGCCGGCGCCGCGGCCATGTTGTGCCCGTGCCGGCCATGACCATACTGATTGACAGCTCGAGCTCGTGCCCCCGACCATGGAGCTCGCGCTGCGGCCAGATGTTTCGCCTGCGCCAGCCATGGGCCCTGCTGCTCGAGCTCACGTCGTCGACCAAGGAACTTGCGCCGTAGCCTTACCGTCGCCTCCTCCGCGCTCGTGGAGCTCACGCAGCTGACCTGCTTGCGCCGTGCTGATATCGAAGCCCAGCGAGCAGTGTGGAGACAGCGCAAATGCTCTGTCGTTGGATACCACTGAACGGCCAGATATCGAGTGACCGCAGAGACAAGTCGAGCTGGCCAACTGCAGACGACCTGGTTCCCGGTCGGGGGGAAGGAAGCCGAATCATGGTAACAGGGCAGCAACCAGTCAGCAGGCCCTAGTCTTTTCTTGCTAGGCCTTTGTTTCTGGGCCATAAACTATATGGGGGTATAGGGTGCTCTTGGGCCAACGACTAGGGCCTGGGCCCTAGGGGCCTTAGGCCCAGATCCTATGTTGAAACTTGAATTCACATTTCACAATCCATCGATCACCAATTTCGGGCATATGAAAGAGGTTTTTAtatgtatgccattaaaaaagtttgtaattacacataagctattaaaaaaattgaccgcaCACGAGTGTTATCGTTCTAAACTTCTTTGCTCTCCGAGCCATTCTGTCGGTGTTCTGTTCATTTTCACCGTTTGAGAGTCCTGACAAGTGGTTCCGGTCAGTCAAAACGTCTATAATACCCCTCTCATCCCTAtcctctctctcaaactctctCTCTTCTCGTGCGTGCGGCTAGGGCGGAGCTCGCCTGTGCCCGTGCCCACGGCGGCTGGTCGGGGTGGAGCTCCCCCGCGCCCGCGCTCGCGGCGGCCGGAGCTCCCCCACGCGCGGACGCAAGCGGAGGAGGAGATGTCGGACGACGAGGAGCAAGCGGTGGCGGGGGCACGACTTCGCAGCCGTGCACGGTGCCTTCGGTGTCCAAATTGGTGGCCACGTTCGCGAGCGAGCCCCCCAGCGCGAACTCGAGGAGCAGCTGGCAGCCCCCGTCAGGCGCGGCGCGGACGCCCAGGCAGGGGACGACGTGCGGGGACCAAAGCACGGACAGGATGCCCCTCGCACCGCCGCCGTCCCTGTGGGCGCGGACTTGACCGCGAAGAGCGCGCCCGAGGCTTTGTCGGCGGCGAGCGACACCACCACGCCCGACGCGCCATGGCCGAGCATGCGGACGCGGCATCCCCAGCTTGCGCGTACATGCCCAGCAGCGCGGTGGCCACGTACGGTTCGCCGGAGAGCGCCAGCTTCATGGCGTACCCATGCAGCACACGCCCGACCACGAGGCCGCTGCAAGCTTGGAAGGAGGCCGAGAGGGTGTGCGCGGTGGGGAGGAGGTCGTGGGGGGACAGCAGCATCTCGGAGAGGAGCACCAGCACTGCGTGGTGGAGGCCCCGGGAGGAGTGCGCATGGATGGCGGAGGTGTAGAAGACGGCGGTTGGGTCGGGCGTGCGGCGGAGCAGCGCCACGGCGAGGTCCAGGCGACCGGACGCGGTGTACGCGCGCTGGAGATGGAAGGCCACGGCTTTGTCCTGGTCCACACCAGTGCGCACCACTGTGGCATGGAGCTCCGAGGCGCGGCACACGGACGTGCAACCCACCAGTAGCGCCGCCGCGCGGTCCGCCGTGAGGGCGCCATGCTGGACACTGCTGTGAGGCCGAGAGTTTGAGAGAGAGCGTTTGAGAGAGAAAGGACAGGGATGAGAGGAGTATTATGGACGTTTTGACTGACCGGACCCACTTGTTAGGACTCCCAAATGGTGAAAACGAACAGAACACTGACGGAATGGCTTGTTTAGAACGATGGCACTCGTGtgcggtcaatttttttaatggcttgtgTATAATTACAAACTTAATGgcatacatgtaaaagcctcCGTATGGAAACCTTCGTCCTTATTCTCTAGTACTGTCCACCAACTAACCCATTCACATTTTACAATTCAGTCAATCACCAATTTCAAGCATGCACCAACATCCAGTCTATTTGCCACATTTTACTCACTAGAGATGCAGCCTTGTAAAGAAGGCGAGCAAgagacttattattctgagcaaTACTTGCTTATGGTAGcggaaaggctcgttacgctcttgtcgtgggttctggctcttttcgaaccggctgattggaggcggagaaaggtggaggtctaagcaccatgttgagaccgggtctcaagtgtgggggcttggagtccaagtttggatgaggacctggatgccatgataggagtggaatgggttggtcttgtttgtgcctgggatacaaacgtggcatgtgttttggggtacccagctaggatatattggttcatgaatcgccatttctatgagacggtacgacttggctatggtctagcaccgtagtaagaactagaagatgaaagatggtgaaatagttctgattgcttaacccttgcttaaaagtagaacaggtgcttacctcgAATGGTTAGCAaaggaagtaatcatgactgctaataaaacttgactataaggatgaacaattagtaatgctttccacaaataaaaagaaaacagcaaacccatattgcctatcatatccttgagagtcgagaAACTactcccactagtcaggtaagtcttgcgagtacattgtgtactcagggtttgttttaCTCCTATtataggtgtagcttgaggagtagctcttatgtggaggattcttttggtggtcatagacggatccttgtattatttccgctagatgtttatttttattccgttgtttaattatcgcactctgaactctggtattgtaataaataatttccaaaaacccttgttgtatgaaatagactaagtattgtaagctcgtactcattattagattctagatgtaaaataTGGATTGTTTCAAGTTCTCCTTTAGGGTGTGCTTGACGGAACTATCCTATGTAGCTCACTTTCAagatgcttagtgtctagtgaaagacgagcgcctccgaaagcgtattattttgggtggttctaccacaggtggtattagagcaatgagtctacgagtttaaaaactcttttcaaaacctaaaatttgaccaacaaaagctttgcgagAAGTAGGGTGCgataaattacgtaaataagtataagcccttgtaatatggtctatctaggatagtggcactagttttatctaattaatcttctgcaggtacactaacttacgttgcgtaagaatcatttagcGTACGGGAAGTGAGTGCGCgttgtgccaaaaattatatatGAATGCctctatattctggcttgagcgaacgaataggtcgatccatgcatcatgaaaagagaatcttgcttaaactaaactcacccacacgtataatttttggtagtaaattgataggataataaataaagagaaatgctttaactcttaaggaaaagttctcGCTTGTAACTATTTATTGGGtcttatcatctctctagccatttgtttctaagtatggaggcctggtccctaacggtgggttcctatctatttatggatgaacctgaggtctggtcacgggagcaccagtgctaggaCGGGTCATGGTCTTAGTGAAGACCAGGGCAAAAATGGTCgtggcgatgatcatggcaatgccaatggggagagccacgaggccccactccttggtcctcctcctctaccACCACCATCGCCTCTAATGACCCATGCCGAGATGATGGCTAAGATATTGGCTGCTTGTCACGAGTCAGCCCATGTCCTAGAGATGCTAACACTAGCTATTGGTGGCTTTGTCCatggaggccccggtggcaatggcgggaacgggggtggtgcccgtggtcccGAGAGGCCCTATTCCTATCAGGACTTTATGGGGACACACTCACCCACGTTCATGTtgactgctgagcctctagatgcagagcattatcttcgtattctagagcagaaaTTTCAACTGCTCAATGTAACTAACGAGCAGAATGTGCGCTTTGCTGTATAGCAGCTTCTGTAATCtaccagtgcttggtgggacactttcaatgccatgtagcctgtgcaccaccatgtgacttggtgggagtttaccactactttctatcagtactatattcctgctggtttgCTGAACAAGTGGTTGCCCGAGTTTTTAGAGctgaagcaaggaaacatgactgtgatggagtatgtgaataagttcaaccatcttgcacattatgctaggactcatgtggatactgatgagaagaagatgaaccatttcaatcgtggtctctcttgcatcttgtaagagaagctgtatacagggggctatcagacctttggtgcttttatgaatgctgccattgctatggagggacttcagcatgattctcaggctgagtggaagcgcaagagggtgatcactgggtcttctagtcacccacagtcttagaaggtgcaggatgtgttaaattagaaatcttcaaagtcagtgcatcagattcatcaATTCCTTgatcttgctggttattatcagcGCTTCATCCCCgagttctccaaaatagctcaaccaatgaccaagttgctccagaagAATGTCAAGTTTATAtggagtctggcttgtgaagaagcttttcaagccctaaagaagtttcttacctctgctcctattcttgcgcaactagatattgataggccgTTTGATGTGTAGTGTGATGCCTCTAAGACTggactgggatgtgtgcttatgcaaggtgGACGTAtgatcgcttatgcttcacgttAGCTGAA from Miscanthus floridulus cultivar M001 chromosome 11, ASM1932011v1, whole genome shotgun sequence includes these protein-coding regions:
- the LOC136493354 gene encoding uncharacterized protein isoform X2 gives rise to the protein MDDKSKVKKEIDAPLGPPPRKGGLKFAPKVPQKKPAKVVPKKEPVEESKEEAVDKELLMKLKMSQNKYPSARIKSEEKTKSGTQVAFGQGNSSYARYFPMPKKDSSAGEASKLPKEYAEPWDYSHDYPVTLPLRMPYSGNPEILDEEEFGESSASRAQGAKLSAAEELGLMFPSSLPLPRQPQSVADPKVVSDERREGMRPLSHIGSKLKEIPEGYMGKILVYRSGKVKMKIGDALFDVSSGSNGMFVQEVAAINTREKHCCTVGEISKRAVISPDIDYMLGSVDKMEE
- the LOC136493354 gene encoding DNA-directed RNA polymerase III subunit rpc4-like isoform X1, translating into MDDKSKVKKEIDAPLGPPPRKGGLKFAPKVPQKKPAKVVPKKEPVEESKEEAVDKELLMKLKMSQNKYPSARIKSEEKTKSGTQVAFGQGNSSYARYFPMPKKDSSAGEASKLPKEYAEPWDYSHDYPVTLPLRMPYSGNPEILDEEEFGESSASRAQGAKLSAAEELGLMDRAAESQFVFFQFPSSLPLPRQPQSVADPKVVSDERREGMRPLSHIGSKLKEIPEGYMGKILVYRSGKVKMKIGDALFDVSSGSNGMFVQEVAAINTREKHCCTVGEISKRAVISPDIDYMLGSVDKMEE